Genomic DNA from Prunus persica cultivar Lovell chromosome G1, Prunus_persica_NCBIv2, whole genome shotgun sequence:
NNNNNNNNNNNNNNNNNNNNNNNNNNNNNNNNNNNNNNNNNNNNNNNNNNNNNNNNNNNNNNNNNNNNNNNNNNNNNNNNNNNNNNNNNNNNNNNNNNNNNNNNNNNNNNNNNNNNNNNNNNNNNNNNNNNNNNNNNNNNNNNNNNNNNNNNNNNNNNNNNNNNNNNNNNNNNNNNNNNNNNNNNNNNNNNNNNNNNNNNNNNNNNNNNNNNNNNNNNNNNNNNNNNNNNNNNNNNNNNNNNNNNNNNNNNNNNNNNNNNNNNNNNNNNNNNNNNNNNNNNNNNNNNNNNNNNNNNNNNNNNNNNNNNNNNNNNNNNNNNNNNNNNNNNNNNNNNNNNNNNNNNNNNNNNNNNNNNNNNNNNNNNNNNNNNNNNNNNNNNNNNNNNNNNNNNNNNNNNNNNNNNNNNNNNNNNNNNNNNNNNNNNNNNNNNNNNNNNNNNNNNNNNNNNNNNNNNNNNNNNNNNNNNNNNNNNNNNNNNNNNNNNNNNNNNNNNNNNNNNNNNNNNNNNNNNNNNNNNNNNNNNNNNNNNNNNNNNNNNNNNNNNNNNNNNNNNNNNNNNNNNNNNNNNNNNNNNNNNNNNNNNNNNNNNNNNNNNNNNNNNNNNNNNNNNNNNNNNNNNNNNNNNNNNNNNNNNNNNNNNNNNNNNNNNNNNNNNNNNNNNNNNNNNNNNNNNNNNNNNNNNNNNNNNNNNNNNNNNNNNNNNNNNNNNNNNNNNNNNNNNNNNNNNNNNNNNNNNNNNNNNNNNNNNNNNNNNNNNNNNNNNNNNNNNNNNNNNNNNNNNNNNNNNNNNNNNNNNNNNNNNNNNNNNNNNNNNNNNNNNNNNNNNNNNNNNNNNNNNNNNNNNNNNNNNNNNNNNNNNNNNNNNNNNNNNNNNNNNNNNNNNNNNNNNNNNNNNNNNNNNNNNNNNNNNNNNNNNNNNNNNNNNNNNNNNNNNNNNNNNNNNNNNNNNNNNNNNNNNNNNNNNNNNNNNNNNNNNNNNNNNNNNNNNNNNNNNNNNNNNNNNNNNNNNNNNNNNNNNNNNNNNNNNNNNNNNNNNNNNNNNNNNNNNNNNNNNNNNNNNNNNNNNNNNNNNNNNNNNNNNNNNNNNNNNNNNNNNNNNNNNNNNNNNNNNNNNNNNNNNNNNNNNNNNNNNNNNNNNNNNNNNNNNNNNNNNNNNNNNNNNNNNNNNNNNNNNNNNNNNNNNNNNNNNNNNNNNNNNNNNNNNNNNNNNNNNNNNNNNNNNNNNNNNNNNNNNNNNNNNNNNNNNNNNNNNNNNNNNNNNNNNNNNNNNNNNNNNNNNNNNNNNNNNNNNNNNNNNNNNNNNNNNNNNNNNNNNNNNNNNNNNNNNNNNNNNNNNNNNNNNNNNNNNNNNNNNNNNNNNNNNNNNNNNNNNNNNNNNNNNNNNNNNNNNNNNNNNNNNNNNNNNNNNNNNNNNNNNNNNNNNNNNNNNNNNNNNNNNNNNNNNNNNNNNNNNNNNNNNNNNNNNNNNNNNNNNNNNNNNNNNNNNNNNNNNNNNNNNNNNNNNNNNNNNNNNNNNNNNNNNNNNNNNNNNNNNNNNNNNNNNNNNNNNNNNNNNNNNNNNNNNNNNNNNNNNNNNNNNNNNNNNNNNNNNNNNNNNNNNNNNNNNNNNNNNNNNNNNNNNNNNNNNNNNNNNNNNNNNNNNNNNNNNNNNNNNNNNNNNNNNNNNNNNNNNNNNNNNNNNNNNNNNNNNNNNNNNNNNNNNNNNNNNNNNNNNNNNNNNNNNNNNNNNNNNNNNNNNNNNNNNNNNNNNNNNNNNNNNNNNNNNNNNNNNNNNNNNNNNNNNNNNNNNNNNNNNNNNNNNNNNNNNNNNNNNNNNNNNNNNNNNNNNNNNNNNNNNNNNNNNNNNNNNNNNNNNNNNNNNNNNNNNNNNNNNNNNNNNNNNNNNNNNNNNNNNNNNNNNNNNNNNNNNNNNNNNNNNNNNNNNNNNNNNNNNNNNNNNNNNNNNNNNNNNNNNNNNNNNNNNNNNNNNNNNNNNNNNNNNNNNNNNNNNNNNNNNNNNNNNNNNNNNNNNNNNNNNNNNNNNNNNNNNNNNNNNNNNNNNNNNNNNNNNNNNNNNNNNNNNNNNNNNNNNNNNNNNNNNNNNNNNNNNNNNNNNNNNNNNNNNNNNNNNNNNNNNNNNNNNNNNNNNNNNNNNNNNNNNNNNNNNNNNNNNNNNNNNNNNNNNNNNNNNNNNNNNNNNNNNNNNNNNNNNNNNNNNNNNNNNNNNNNNNNNNNNNNNNNNNNNNNNNNNNNNNNNNNNNNNNNNNNNNNNNNNNNNNNNNNNNNNNNNNNNNNNNNNNNNNNNNNNNNNNNNNNNNNNNNNNNNNNNNNNNNNNNNNNNNNNNNNNNNNNNNNNNNNNNNNNNNNNNNNNNNNNNNNNNNNNNNNNNNNNNNNNNNNNNNNNNNNNNNNNNNNNNNNNNNNNNNNNNNNNNNNNNNNNNNNNNNNNNNNNNNNNNNNNNNNNNNNNNNNNNNNNNNNNNNNNNNNNNNNNNNNNNNNNNNNNNNNNNNNNNNNNNNNNNNNNNNNNNNNNNNNNNNNNNNNNNNNNNNNNNNNNNNNNNNNNNNNNNNNNNNNNNNNNNNNNNNNNNNNNNNNNNNNNNNNNNNNNNNNNNNNNNNNNNNNNNNNNNNNNNNNNNNNNNNNNNNNNNNNNNNNNNNNNNNNNNNNNNNNNNNNNNNNNNNNNNNNNNNNNNNNNNNNNNNNNNNNNNNNNNNNNNNNNNNNNNNNNNNNNNNNNNNNNNNNNNNNNNNNNNNNNNNNNNNNNNNNNNNNNNNNNNNNNNNNNNNNNNNNNNNNNNNNNNNNNNNNNNNNNNNNNNNNNNNNNNNNNNNNNNNNNNNNNNNNNNNNNNNNNNNNNNNNNNNNNNNNNNNNNNNNNNNNNNNNNNNNNNNNNNNNNNNNNNNNNNNNNNNNNNNNNNNNNNNNNNNNNNNNNNNNNNNNNNNNNNNNNNNNNNNNNNNNNNNNNNNNNNNNNNNNNNNNNNNNNNNNNNNNNNNNNNNNNNNNNNNNNNNNNNNNNNNNNNNNNNNNNNNNNNNNNNNNNNNNNNNNNNNNNNNNNNNNNNNNNNNNNNNNNNNNNNNNNNNNNNNNNNNNNNNNNNNNNNNNNNNNNNNNNNNNNNNNNNNNNNNNNNNNNNNNNNNNNNNNNNNNNNNNNNNNNNNNNNNNNNNNNNNNNNNNNNNNNNNNNNNNNNNNNNNNNNNNNNNNNNNNNNNNNNNNNNNNNNNNNNNNNNNNNNNNNNNNNNNNNNNNNNNNNNNNNNNNNNNNNNNNNNNNNNNNNNNNNNNNNNNNNNNNNNNNNNNNNNNNNNNNNNNNNNNNNNNNNNNNNNNNNNNNNNNNNNNNNNNNNNNNNNNNNNNNNNNNNNNNNNNNNNNNNNNNNNNNNNNNNNNNNNNNNNNNNNNNNNNNNNNNNNNNNNNNNNNNNNNNNNNNNNNNNNNNNNNNNNNNNNNNNNNNNNNNNNNNNNNNNNNNNNNNNNNNNNNNNNNNNNNNNNNNNNNNNNNNNNNNNNNNNNNNNNNNNNNNNNNNNNNNNNNNNNNNNNNNNNNNNNNNNNNNNNNNNNNNNNNNNNNNNNNNNNNNNNNNNNNNNNNNNNNNNNNNNNNNNNNNNNNNNNNNNNNNNNNNNNNNNNNNNNNNNNNNNNNNNNNNNNNNNNNNNNNNNNNNNNNNNNNNNNNNNNNNNNNNNNNNNNNNNNNNNNNNNNNNNNNNNNNNNNNNNNNNNNNNNNNNNNNNNNNNNNNNNNNNNNNNNNNNNNNNNNNNNNNNNNNNNNNNNNNNNNNNNNNNNNNNNNNNNNNNNNNNNNNNNNNNNNNNNNNNNNNNNNNNNNNNNNNNNNNNNNNNNNNNNNNNNNNNNNNNNNNNNNNNNNNNNNNNNNNNNNNNNNNNNNNNNNNNNNNNNNNNNNNNNNNNNNNNNNNNNNNNNNNNNNNNNNNNNNNNNNNNNNNNNNNNNNNNNNNNNNNNNNNNNNNNNNNNNNNNNNNNNNNNNNNNNNNNNNNNNNNNNNNNNNNNNNNNNNNNNNNNNNNNNNNNNNNNNNNNNNNNNNNNNNNNNNNNNNNNNNNNNNNNNNNNNNNNNNNNNNNNNNNNNNNNNNNNNNNNNNNNNNNNNNNNNNNNNNNNNNNNNNNNNNNNNNNNNNNNNNNNNNNNNNNNNNNNNNNNNNNNNNNNNNNNNNNNNNNNNNNNNNNNNNNNNNNNNNNNNNNNNNNNNNNNNNNNNNNNNNNNNNNNNNNNNNNNNNNNNNNNNNNNNNNNNNNNNNNNNNNNNNNNNNNNNNNNNNNNNNNNNNNNNNNNNNNNNNNNNNNNNNNNNNNNNNNNNNNNNNNNNNNNNNNNNNNNNNNNNNNNNNNNNNNNNNNNNNNNNNNNNNNNNNNNNNNNNNNNNNNNNNNNNNNNNNNNNNNNNNNNNNNNNNNNNNNNNNNNNNNNNNNNNNNNNNNNNNNNNNNNNNNNNNNNNNNNNNNNNNNNNNNNNNNNNNNNNNNNNNNNNNNNNNNNNNNNNNNNNNNNNNNNNNNNNNNNNNNNNNNNNNNNNNNNNNNNNNNNNNNNNNNNNNNNNNNNNNNNNNNNNNNNNNNNNNNNNNNNNNNNNNNNNNNNNNNNNNNNNNNNNNNNNNNNNNNNNNNNNNNNNNNNNNNNNNNNNNNNNNNNNNNNNNNNNNNNNNNNNNNNNNNNNNNNNNNNNNNNNNNNNNNNNNNNNNNNNNNNNNNNNNNNNNNNNNNNNNNNNNNNNNNNNNNNNNNNNNNNNNNNNNNNNNNNNNNNNNNNNNNNNNNNNNNNNNNNNNNNNNNNNNNNNNNNNNNNNNNNNNNNNNNNNNNNNNNNNNNNNNNNNNNNNNNNNNNNNNNNNNNNNNNNNNNNNNNNNNNNNNNNNNNNNNNNNNNNNNNNNNNNNNNNNNNNNNNNNNNNNNNNNNNNNNNNNNNNNNNNNNNNNNNNNNNNNNNNNNNNNNNNNNNNNNNNNNNNNNNNNNNNNNNNNNNNNNNNNNNNNNNNNNNNNNNNNNNNNNNNNNNNNNNNNNNNNNNNNNNNNNNNNNNNNNNNNNNNNNNNNNNNNNNNNNNNNNNNNNNNNNNNNNNNNNNNNNNNNNNNNNNNNNNNNNNNNNNNNNNNNNNNNNNNNNNNNNNNNNNNNNNNNNNNNNNNNNNNNNNNNNNNNNNNNNNNNNNNNNNNNNNNNNNNNNNNNNNNNNNNNNNNNNNNNNNNNNNNNNNNNNNNNNNNNNNNNNNNNNNNNNNNNNNNNNNNNNNNNNNNNNNNNNNNNNNNNNNNNNNNNNNNNNNNNNNNNNNNNNNNNNNNNNNNNNNNNNNNNNNNNNNNNNNNNNNNNNNNNNNNNNNNNNNNNNNNNNNNNNNNNNNNNNNNNNNNNNNNNNNNNNNNNNNNNNNNNNNNNNNNNNNNNNNNNNNNNNNNNNNNNNNNNNNNNNNNNNNNNNNNNNNNNNNNNNNNNNNNNNNNNNNNNNNNNNNNNNNNNNNNNNNNNNNNNNNNNNNNNNNNNNNNNNNNNNNNNNNNNNNNNNNNNNNNNNNNNNNNNNNNNNNNNNNNNNNNNNNNNNNNNNNNNNNNNNNNNNNNNNNNNNNNNNNNNNNNNNNNNNNNNNNNNNNNNNNNNNNNNNNNNNNNNNNNNNNNNNNNNNNNNNNNNNNNNNNNNNNNNNNNNNNNNNNNNNNNNNNNNNNNNNNNNNNNNNNNNNNNNNNNNNNNNNNNNNNNNNNNNNNNNNNNNNNNNNNNNNNNNNNNNNNNNNNNNNNNNNNNNNNNNNNNNNNNNNNNNNNNNNNNNNNNNNNNNNNNNNNNNNNNNNNNNNNNNNNNNNNNNNNNNNNNNNNNNNNNNNNNNNNNNNNNNNNNNNNNNNNNNNNNNNNNNNNNNNNNNNNNNNNNNNNNNNNNNNNNNNNNNNNNNNNNNNNNNNNNNNNNNNNNNNNNNNNNNNNNNNNNNNNNNNNNNNNNNNNNNNNNNNNNNNNNNNNNNNNNNNNNNNNNNNNNNNNNNNNNNNNNNNNNNNNNNNNNNNNNNNNNNNNNNNNNNNNNNNNNNNNNNNNNNNNNNNNNNNNNNNNNNNNNNNNNNNNNNNNNNNNNNNNNNNNNNNNNNNNNNNNNNNNNNNNNNNNNNNNNNNNNNNNNNNNNNNNNNNNNNNNNNNNNNNNNNNNNNNNNNNNNNNNNNNNNNNNNNNNNNNNNNNNNNNNNNNNNNNNNNNNNNNNNNNNNNNNNNNNNNNNNNNNNNNNNNNNNNNNNNNNNNNNNNNNNNNNNNNNNNNNNNNNNNNNNNNNNNNNNNNNNNNNNNNNNNNNNNNNNNNNNNNNNNNNNNNNNNNNNNNNNNNNNNNNNNNNNNNNNNNNNNNNNNNNNNNNNNNNNNNNNNNNNNNNNNNNNNNNNNNNNNNNNNNNNNNNNNNNNNNNAAGGTTTTTAACCCAATATTAAAttacttctgtttttttaattttttcaatttttttgccaaagttaaaaagaaaagaaagaaaactcaCACACCAAAAATCTGAATTAATCCAACTCACTAAAAATCTGAATTAATCCAACTAACACCGCATTTTATTTCAACTATCACCAAATTACTATTAAACAATTATTACTTACTAGGGAATATTTGGACCCCTTTGTCTTGGCCTGGACTATTCGAAAACTACAAATGCAACAAGTtgttcatttatatatataaaagcagCTATGCGGATGTGTTACGGCATCCTTTCgattaaacaataaaaaatcaagTGAACAATGAATTTTTGGCATTTTCAACGTGCTTGATCTTTGCAAAAGCATTGTCTTCCCACTCTACTCGTTATATAATGAAGTGATCTTCTTTGCAAAAATATACACTTGTGGCCTGAATCAAATCTAATCTGATATCCATTGAGCCAAGATGGTAGCTACCAACAATACAAATTACGACAGACAAAGTGAGCTGAAGGCCTTTGATGACACAAAGGAAGGTGTGAAAGGCCTTGTTGATGCTAGGATAACTGAGGTTCCTAGAATTTTTCATCAACCACCAGATCAGTACATCATCAACAGCAACTTTGATTCAGAAGCTACGCAGTTTAGCATTCCACTCATTGACCTTGAAGGCCTTGAGTTTGATAGTCCAACGAAACGAAACGAGATTGTTGCGAAAGTTGGAGAGGCATCAGAGACTTGGGGCTTCTTTCAAATTTCTAACCATGGAATACCAGTTGGTGTTCTAGAGGAGATGAAGGATAGTGTACGTGGGTTTTTTGAGCAAGACACTCATGTGAAGAAACAGTTTTACAATCGTGATCCGCTCAAACCTGTGGGCTACAATAGCAACTTTGATCTATACCGAGCACCGGCGACTAATTGGAGGGATACTTTTAGGTGCTACATGGCTCCTAATCCTGCTAAGCCTGAAGACATGCCAGAAGTATTCAGGTATGTGACAaggaaatttataattctctgctataattggaaaatttatgttgatatcaattatttgatttaaattccATCCCTGAATTTGATGAGTTAATTAGATGATATGGTATACTTTGTCCAGCttaattttaagtttaatGTACATTTATCTTGCTTCGGAATTGGATACAGACCACCCATCTGAGGTTTATATGGATGGGTTGAAAGCATCACCAAACTAGTTGGTCTTTTTGATTAAGTTTGGTATTAAAGCAGGCCTAATTCCTTGTCTGCTATCGCCAGTGACAAGTCTATTGCGTGTCTGGGAGAGGGGTAAAATGTCCCAAACAAGAATCACATATTGAATAAGAATGAGTTTTGATGTGAGCTTTATACATGAGTAAGTAGGAAAAAACTCAGCCTCCAACAGGCTAGTTTTGTTGGGTTAAGTGGCAAAGACTCAGCCTCCAACAGTAggccattttccttttctaaacataaaacaaaagcCATTCAGCTTACCGTTTTGGTTAAATGCCTCTCACTAGAATGTTTAATTgaattatgtatatatgacAACTTCATGTGCTTTGCTGTTTTTCATCTTTTGTAGAGACATACTTATTGAGTACTCCAAGCAAGTAATGAAATTGGGGAAGTTGTTGTTCGAGTTGCTGTCCGAGGCTCTTGGGCTAAAGCCAAGTTACTTGAATGACATAGATTGTAGTTTAGGGCTTTTGCTTGGAGGGCATTACTATCCCTCATGTCCACAGCCAGAGTTAACTATGGGGGCAAGCAAGCATGCTGACAATGATTTCCTCACAGTCCTTCTGCAAGATCATATTGGTGGTCTCCAAGTTCTTCATCAGAACAAGTGGATTGATGTGCCCCCAATGCCTGGGGCTCTAGTGGTTAACATAGGAGATCTTCTACAGGCAAGTacaacttttcttcttcttcatctcttaTTAGTATTGTATTAGAACATGACTCATATTCTTCCATCTCGTTTCCtagtttggttttatttttaataaataaataaataaaattatggttGAGTTCTTTTGGGTTTGCAGGTTTTATCAAATGATAGATTCAAGAGTGCAGAGCACAGGGTATTGGCAAACCGTGTAGGTCCAAGAGTATCAGTTCCATGCTTCTTTACCACAGGTATGCTACCATTGGAAAGACTCTATGGACCCATCAAAGAGTTATTGTCAGAAGACAACCCTCCAAAGTACAGGGAGACAACTATAAGGGAATATACTGCCCACTTCAATGACAAGGGCCTTGATGGCACCTCTGCTTTGACTCATTTTAAGCTTTGAACTTGGAGATAGAGGAGCAGTGCAGCcctgaacaaaatatttagcAGACACCATTTGTTTACTGTAGCtgctccaatttcttttttaaaatttcataaactGTCTCTGTTGTGGTTTGCTAATAGCCTTCATGCACTTGTAAAATCATGCTTGCCAGCAAAAGCAGGTTTTTAAGAGTTAAATGCCTGATGCAGGATATATGTCAAAGTTATAAAGTAAGATATTTATCTGTTACTGTGGTTTGATAGAATCCTGCAAATCATGTTTGTGAACATATTAGATGGAATCCTGTTTCAAAAGCAGAAATTTTCAACTATGATGATATATTGAAAAGTCTTGAagttaataaaattttataatcaatATCACATGTCGGTACGCAAACTCTAAATATGGTTAACCCAAAATGAATATATTAATGTcacaatttattaaaattacttttgttctatttcaactttcaacagattacttttaaaaaaattttacttACTAGAATATGTTAACATATATAGACcattatcttatatatttattcaatCATTAGTGTAATAAGGCTTATAGAAATGCAGAGAGATTGAGTagaagaaagaggagagaatttcagagagagagaatggagaAGAAGCTAGCTAAAAAATTGTATTAGCTCAGCTCTAAAATGTCATGCATATATTGTGCTATGACAAAACCGTTAGGAATGGAATATTCCTCATTACATCATTCAATCCTAGCCTCTCATTTAACTACCCTATGAGATAGAGACAAGTGGCACAAGACTATTACATTTTCTGCTGCATACTTGGACTGTGATCCAAAGCTGcctattaaaacaaagaatagAAACTTCTTTTTGTTCTAATTACATTTCAGCAATCACACTTACAAACCAACATATCCGGACCCTTTTGTCTTGCTCTGCACTCTTCAAAACCAGCAAGTTCAACGAGGAGTTCATTTTTATAAGATTAGCTTGGAGGATGTGTTACGACATGCTTTAGTTTAAACCAGAAAATACACAAAAGTCAAAGAATGAATATATTTTTGGCATTTTCAACTTTGCTCTATGATCTTTATAATAAAGTGATCTTCTTTGCAAAAATATGCACTTCTGGTCTGAATCAAATCCAATCTGATATCCATTAGACCAAAATGGTAGCTAACAACACAAATGAGgttcaaacttcaaacaaATTATGACAGACACAGTGAGCTAAAAGCTTTTGACGACACCAAGGAAGGTGTTAAAGGCCTTGTTGATGCTGGTATAACTGAGGTTCCTAGGATTTTTCATCAACCACCAGATGAGCACTTCATTGACAGCACTTCTGATTCAGAAGCCACCCAAACCCAATTTAGCATTCCACTCATAGACCTTGAAGGCCTTGCTCTTGATAGTCTGACGAAACGAAAGGAGATCGTTGCAAAAGTTGGAGAGGCATCAGAGACTTGGGGCTTTTTCCAAATTGCCAATCATGGAATTCCTATTGGTGTTCTGGAGGAGATAAAGGATGGGGTGCGTGGTTTTTTTGAGCAAGACACTGAGGTGAAGAAAGAGCTTTACACTCGTGATTACTTCATACCTGTGATCTATAATAGCAACTCTGATCTATATAAAGCACCAGCGACTAACTGGAGGGATACTTTTATCTGTTACATGGCTCCTTACGCAAAGAAGCCAGAAGACTTGCCTGAAGTATGCAGGTATATGTCACAACGAAACTTACATATAATTCTCTGCTACAATTTGTAGTTTATTTGATGATATTAATTAGCTTGACAGCTTCATATGTGGTTAAACTTTGTAGAGACATTCTTATTGAGTACTCCAAGCAAATAATGAGGTTGGGGAAGTTGTTGTTCGAGTTGTTGTCGGAGGCTCTTGGGCTGACACCAAGTCACTTGAATGACATAGATTGTAGTGAGGGCCTTGTGCTTCTGTGCAATTACTATCCTGCTTGTCCACAGCCAGAATTAACTTTGGGCACAAGCAAACATGCTGACAGTTACTTCCTCACAGTCCTTCTGCAAGATCATATTGGTGGCCTCCAAGTTCTTCACAAGAACAAGTGGATTGATGTGCCCCCAGTGCCTGGGGCTTTAGTGGTTAACGTTGGAGATCTTTTACAGGCAAGTAGAacaattattttcttcatcttaaCAAAGTTGAAACTACAGTAGCTATAGTAACAATTATTATAAATCACAAAAATCATTTGTTACTTTTGGCTATTTCATCATCTAGTgattaaaattgaagaaattttttggtgGTGCATATAGTATTATTGTCGTAGAATATGTGTCGAATGCTTCGATTTAGTTTCCTAccttgggtttttttttaagatgATGAACTCATTTCGGGTTGCAGCTTATATCAAATGAAAGATTCAAGAGTGTAGAGCACAGGGTACTGGCAAACCGTGTAGGTCCAAGAGTATCTGTTGCGAGCTTCTTCACCACAGGAATGTTACCGTTGAAAAAACTCTATGGACCCATCAAGGAGCTAGTATCAGGGGACAATCCTCCAAAGTACAGGGAGAAAAACTGTGAAGGACTTTAATGCCCACGTCAATATCAAAGGCCTTGATGGAACCTCTGCCTTGAATCATTTCAAGCTCTGAACTTGGACACAGAGGAGGAGCACAATGAACAAATGATCTCTACTAAATAACTTGCATGCATGATACTGTAAGGTTATTGTTTGTACATGCATGACTTAACTATAATCTGTTGCGGAATAAGATGGCTTCTCAGATTTTTATGATATTCTCTTGTAAAATCTTGTTTGTCTACAAAAGCAGAGTTTCAACTATAACCAGATTTAATGCAACGCAAGCCAATAATCTTAGAAAACCTGCAAGTTAACTGAGTTGTTCATTTTTCAGATGAAGATACTGTTAGACCAAGGTCTGACGTGGATAAAGCTACtgggtttttgaatttgaatgataGTTCTTTATCCTCTGGTTCGTTTGAATGAGGAGTTTTGTATTGTATAGAAATAGAACTCTATCACTTAATAGCTGAAATCCTGTTTTGTAGGAACAGCTTTCTGTTTTTCAAaccttgctctgataccatgaaagaCTTTGAAATAGCATGAAAAGCTTACCGACCAATATGGCTGCAGCTGTGTATTTATATTGATTGTATTGATAAGTACAGGTTTGAGTATTTTGGATATTTGGGAGGAAGGAAGAAAGCACAGAAACGAATGAAGAAGAGAACGTTGCCCTGAAAGAAAAAACTGGAGATTACCATTCATTTAAttccactattcatgtatattcgtatgagaagagagaggtgtGAAGCTTCTCTAACTGCTTTACAGGGATTAAATCCTAGCCTTTGATCCTATCACCCTATGAGATGATTACACTTGTCTTAATCTGACAATTATATCCTAGGCCACTTGGACTATGATCCAACGGCTCTCATTACAACCAGAaattaaaacatataaaataaaattcaaaactttgACTTTAGCTCCAAGGATTTCAGCTGAAGGGTTACACATCAACACTCTCTACTGTCTTAGAATGCTAAATATGACAAGTAAAGACTGATTATACCACTAAGCCAAAACTATGAAAGCCAAGTGAGTCTGTGGCTTCATCCTTACAAAATAAAGTAGAATGAATACAACCAAAAATAAGACAAGTTTCTGTCCAAAATGTTTCAAGACCTATTTGACAGAAACTTATCTACACCATTACAACGAGGACATTAACATAATTTTAACAAAAGCATTATCCTTTGATATCAGCTGCCTTGGGACCACTTCTTATCCGTAGAGTTGGATCCATCCTCTTATCAACTTAAAGGCTACGCACTCTTCTGCTTTTTCTCTATATTCTGGTTGATCCTCAACCACCTTTTATAATCCTAAaccaaattaagaaaatgttTGCAGAAGACGATCATGAACTCGAGGCTAACAGTGACCGCATGAGTGAGTTAAAAGCATTTGATGCGACCAAAGCTGGCGTTAAGGGACTGCTCTATACAGATCTCACAAAAATTCCAAGTATTTGTTGGGAAAGATTGCGAAAAATCAAAGagtcaataaatatatatggcACTTTCAGGATCTGACTTCTCTCAGCCTTGTGTAAATAAAAtaggtaaaaaataataatctatCTTacactaagaaaaataatgggaaTACAATAATAAACTCACCAAACACCGGTGGTTAAACTCTCTCCTGATTTTTCTCTCAAgagaattttctctctcacacaagtaAGGTTTTCATATCTCTCAAAACTGTCtaagttttggttttctgAGGGATGATTTGAACTGAAAGAAGGCAGCTGCTTTTATAGCCAACGTTCCTAACAAATTAGTGACCTTGCatgagagagagtttttctcattttctctttcattctttttcttcaaattttcccgtcctttattttattttattttaatatttattatccttctttttctctcctccactAACGAGGGAAACCCATCAGTATTTTCTACTCTTCATCACGACCAAGCTTCGACGCAAAGAAGCTGCAAAGTGATGATGTCCAGTTCAGTGTTCCAATCATTGATCTCAGAGGCATCCAAAACGACGCAGTTTCTGTTAGAGTTTTGAACagattttggagaagaaaaga
This window encodes:
- the LOC18793440 gene encoding 1-aminocyclopropane-1-carboxylate oxidase homolog 1, with protein sequence MVATNNTNYDRQSELKAFDDTKEGVKGLVDARITEVPRIFHQPPDQYIINSNFDSEATQFSIPLIDLEGLEFDSPTKRNEIVAKVGEASETWGFFQISNHGIPVGVLEEMKDSVRGFFEQDTHVKKQFYNRDPLKPVGYNSNFDLYRAPATNWRDTFRCYMAPNPAKPEDMPEVFRDILIEYSKQVMKLGKLLFELLSEALGLKPSYLNDIDCSLGLLLGGHYYPSCPQPELTMGASKHADNDFLTVLLQDHIGGLQVLHQNKWIDVPPMPGALVVNIGDLLQVLSNDRFKSAEHRVLANRVGPRVSVPCFFTTGMLPLERLYGPIKELLSEDNPPKYRETTIREYTAHFNDKGLDGTSALTHFKL